A DNA window from uncultured Methanoregula sp. contains the following coding sequences:
- the nifB gene encoding nitrogenase cofactor biosynthesis protein NifB, with product MADEVRVADVNGKKIQWDPAQMRRIQEHPCFSEKACHGFGRCHIPVAPKCNIQCNYCIRDFDCVNESRPGVTTKVLNPDESMDLVKKVVEKYNYIKVVGIAGPGDPLANEETFETLKRLHKEYPNVIKCISTNGLLLPDKIDLLQKYDVGNITVTLNAIDPEIGAKIYQHVDYQGKRYTGLEGAKLLLSQQLKGIEMAVERKMFVKINTVYIPGINEDHIPAIAKKVGEMGVYNFNLIPLIAQYKFAGIAPPTPEMKKKMQDECGKYVKQMRHCQRCRADAIGKLGHDVQSCMYEK from the coding sequence ATGGCTGATGAAGTGAGGGTCGCAGACGTCAACGGGAAAAAAATCCAGTGGGACCCTGCGCAGATGCGCAGGATCCAGGAACATCCCTGTTTCTCCGAGAAGGCTTGCCACGGGTTTGGCCGGTGCCACATCCCGGTAGCCCCCAAGTGCAATATCCAGTGCAATTATTGTATCCGGGATTTTGACTGCGTGAACGAGAGCCGTCCTGGGGTGACCACAAAAGTCCTCAACCCGGACGAATCCATGGACCTTGTGAAGAAGGTCGTGGAAAAGTACAATTACATCAAGGTTGTTGGCATTGCCGGACCCGGGGATCCGCTTGCCAACGAGGAGACATTCGAGACATTAAAGCGGCTTCACAAGGAGTACCCGAACGTCATCAAGTGCATCAGCACAAATGGTCTTCTCCTGCCGGACAAGATCGATCTTCTCCAGAAATACGATGTCGGCAACATCACCGTCACCCTCAATGCCATCGACCCCGAGATCGGGGCAAAGATCTACCAGCACGTGGATTACCAGGGAAAACGCTACACCGGTCTCGAAGGGGCAAAACTCCTCCTCTCCCAGCAGTTGAAGGGAATCGAGATGGCCGTTGAGCGCAAGATGTTTGTCAAGATCAATACCGTCTATATTCCTGGTATCAATGAGGACCACATCCCCGCCATTGCAAAGAAAGTCGGCGAGATGGGGGTGTACAATTTCAACCTCATTCCGCTCATCGCCCAGTACAAGTTTGCAGGCATAGCCCCACCAACCCCGGAGATGAAGAAGAAGATGCAGGATGAATGCGGCAAATATGTCAAACAGATGCGCCACTGCCAGCGCTGCCGGGCCGATGCAATCGGCAAACTCGGCCACGATGTCCAGTCGTGCATGTACGAAAAATAA
- a CDS encoding DNA glycosylase: MPSITLHQNEPFHLDATLACGQVFRWDHTDDGWWYGVVGDRVIKIRQDGQKLTYTGAPASFIRHYFSLDMDLDRVLASIDRDPVIRASIQKNRGLRLVRQPLWECTISYICSTNSNIPTIRRRIASIAEKFGNPVEFEGKTYYSFPGPEPISCGGHEGLTECRLGYRHPYVFGTSCTVTDEKEWEEKIRGLPYDEARKELMKLHGVGPKAADCILLFAFQKYEAFPVDVWIRRIMQQHYLPGLATGAPLTNREYDSIRKFAWEHFGEYCGYAQEYLYAARDG, translated from the coding sequence ATGCCTTCCATCACCCTTCACCAGAATGAACCTTTTCATCTCGATGCCACCCTTGCCTGCGGACAGGTCTTCCGCTGGGACCACACCGATGACGGCTGGTGGTACGGGGTTGTCGGAGACCGGGTGATAAAGATACGACAGGACGGGCAGAAGCTCACCTATACCGGTGCGCCGGCATCCTTTATCCGGCACTATTTTTCCCTGGATATGGATCTCGACAGGGTTCTCGCGTCCATCGACCGAGATCCGGTAATCCGCGCATCCATCCAAAAAAACCGGGGCCTCCGGCTCGTACGCCAGCCCCTGTGGGAGTGCACCATCTCCTACATCTGCTCGACAAACTCCAACATCCCCACAATACGGCGCAGGATCGCCTCCATTGCGGAAAAATTTGGCAACCCTGTTGAATTTGAAGGGAAGACCTATTACTCGTTTCCCGGACCGGAACCCATATCGTGCGGGGGACACGAAGGGCTTACGGAATGCCGGCTGGGGTACCGGCATCCCTATGTCTTTGGTACCTCCTGCACGGTTACCGATGAGAAGGAGTGGGAAGAGAAAATACGCGGGCTCCCGTACGATGAGGCGAGGAAAGAACTCATGAAACTCCACGGGGTCGGCCCGAAAGCAGCGGACTGCATCCTGCTCTTCGCATTCCAGAAGTACGAGGCATTCCCGGTCGATGTCTGGATCCGCAGGATCATGCAGCAGCACTATCTCCCGGGCCTCGCAACCGGTGCCCCGCTCACGAACCGCGAATACGATTCAATCCGAAAGTTCGCATGGGAGCATTTCGGTGAGTACTGCGGGTATGCACAGGAATACCTGTATGCGGCAAGGGATGGGTGA
- a CDS encoding FKBP-type peptidyl-prolyl cis-trans isomerase, which translates to MKKSEKVKGKEAVAAKKKRTRLYAGIAAALILVVAVAIAGFFLFNTSGARTGDTVSVYYEGTLDDGTVFYSNLNSTPMMFTMGEVNLIPGFVDALTGMTPGMTKKVKIPADKAYGAYKPELVHIVNRTSLPAGMDPVVGERYTITRTTDGANAYVKILNVTPSTVAWDENHELAGKDLTYTITLTSLTKK; encoded by the coding sequence ATGAAAAAGTCCGAGAAAGTTAAGGGTAAGGAAGCAGTGGCCGCAAAGAAGAAGCGGACCCGGCTGTATGCGGGTATTGCCGCAGCGCTAATTCTTGTTGTTGCCGTTGCTATTGCAGGTTTTTTCCTCTTCAACACATCCGGTGCACGCACAGGGGATACCGTCTCTGTCTATTACGAGGGAACTCTTGATGACGGGACCGTTTTTTACTCCAACCTGAACAGTACCCCCATGATGTTCACCATGGGAGAGGTAAACCTGATCCCCGGTTTTGTGGATGCATTGACCGGTATGACCCCGGGGATGACAAAAAAGGTCAAGATACCGGCTGACAAGGCATACGGGGCGTATAAACCGGAACTCGTGCACATCGTGAACCGCACATCGCTCCCGGCCGGCATGGACCCGGTTGTCGGCGAACGGTACACTATCACGAGAACGACGGACGGTGCGAATGCCTATGTCAAGATCCTCAATGTGACCCCGTCAACGGTTGCCTGGGATGAGAATCACGAACTTGCGGGAAAAGACCTTACTTACACGATCACGCTGACATCGCTTACGAAAAAGTAA
- a CDS encoding thiamine pyrophosphate-dependent enzyme, with amino-acid sequence MACKTCELFDSGHRACGGCGASLAARLVTQAAGPESIFVSSTGCMEVFSTPYPETAWKVPWIHSLFENAAAVASGIDAALKKQGRKEKIVIMAGDGATFDIGMISISGAFERGHDFTYVCYDNEAYMNTGIQRSGATPYDASTTTSPAGSHSFGNKRPKKDMPAILAAHGAPYVATASIAYPADLMQKIEKAINTPGPCYVQVHAPCCTGWGFEGEQTIAIAKLAIETGLWVNFEMVDGKVTKAKKVVRKPVEEYLKTQKRFRHLFKPKRQDAEIAAIQAIADKNAEKYGIDIKLPPKKE; translated from the coding sequence ATGGCATGCAAAACCTGTGAACTCTTCGATTCCGGCCACCGGGCCTGCGGGGGCTGCGGGGCATCGCTTGCCGCCCGGCTCGTCACCCAGGCTGCAGGACCCGAATCGATATTTGTATCGTCGACGGGATGCATGGAAGTCTTCTCCACTCCCTACCCCGAGACCGCGTGGAAAGTCCCGTGGATCCACTCCCTCTTCGAGAACGCGGCTGCCGTTGCATCGGGTATCGATGCAGCACTCAAGAAACAGGGCAGGAAAGAGAAGATCGTGATCATGGCCGGGGATGGTGCAACATTCGATATCGGCATGATCTCCATCAGCGGCGCCTTCGAGCGCGGTCATGACTTCACCTACGTCTGCTATGATAACGAAGCGTACATGAACACCGGCATCCAGCGGTCGGGAGCAACGCCGTACGATGCCAGCACAACGACAAGCCCCGCGGGCTCGCACTCGTTTGGGAACAAGCGGCCCAAGAAGGACATGCCGGCGATTCTTGCAGCCCACGGTGCCCCGTACGTTGCAACAGCATCCATCGCTTACCCGGCAGACCTGATGCAGAAGATCGAGAAAGCCATCAACACTCCCGGGCCCTGCTACGTGCAGGTCCATGCACCGTGCTGCACCGGCTGGGGATTCGAGGGCGAGCAGACCATTGCAATCGCAAAACTCGCCATCGAGACCGGTCTGTGGGTCAATTTCGAGATGGTGGATGGCAAGGTCACGAAAGCAAAGAAAGTTGTCCGGAAACCCGTTGAGGAGTATCTCAAGACCCAGAAGAGATTCCGCCACCTCTTCAAACCCAAGCGGCAGGATGCCGAGATTGCAGCTATCCAGGCAATCGCGGACAAGAACGCCGAGAAATACGGGATCGACATCAAGCTCCCGCCAAAGAAAGAATAA
- a CDS encoding adenosylhomocysteinase translates to MFMNSGKLKIEWAGQYMPVLAAIKKQFVKEKPFAGMTIGMALHVEAKTANLVSTLAAGGAVVHITGCNPLSTQDDVAEALNDVKNVHCYAKRACSVDEYYAAIDQVLDAKPVITIDDGMDLIHYIHTKRRDLIKKVIGGCEETTTGIHRLKAMAAEGKLEFPVVAVNDTPMKHFFDNVHGTGESVLSSIMITTNTLIAGKYFVVAGYGYCGRGLARKAHGLGAKVVVTEIDPRRALEAHMDGFMVMTMDDAAAIGDIFVTTTGNFAVIAKKHFAKLKDGAILANAGHFNVEIDIEYLRKNATRIIERDGIESFVLGKKTVHVLAEGRLVNLATPKGMGHPIEVMDLSFALQALCTLHIAKNGKKMKGGVYDVPNEIDEQVANLKLSSLGLSIDSLSKEQKKYSCSWDIGT, encoded by the coding sequence ATGTTCATGAATTCAGGAAAACTGAAGATAGAATGGGCCGGGCAGTACATGCCGGTACTTGCTGCCATAAAAAAACAGTTTGTCAAGGAAAAGCCGTTTGCCGGCATGACGATCGGCATGGCGCTCCACGTCGAGGCCAAGACCGCAAACCTTGTCTCAACGCTCGCGGCCGGCGGGGCGGTTGTGCACATCACCGGCTGCAACCCGCTCTCCACGCAGGACGATGTGGCAGAAGCCCTCAATGATGTGAAAAATGTCCACTGCTATGCAAAGCGGGCCTGCTCAGTGGACGAGTATTATGCCGCAATCGATCAGGTCTTGGATGCAAAACCGGTCATCACGATCGATGACGGGATGGACTTGATTCACTACATCCACACCAAGCGCCGCGACCTCATCAAGAAAGTCATCGGGGGCTGCGAGGAGACCACCACCGGTATCCACCGCCTGAAAGCCATGGCTGCTGAAGGGAAGCTTGAATTCCCCGTTGTCGCCGTGAATGACACGCCGATGAAGCACTTCTTCGACAATGTCCACGGGACCGGAGAGAGTGTCCTTTCGTCGATCATGATCACCACGAACACCCTCATTGCCGGGAAATACTTCGTGGTTGCCGGTTACGGCTACTGCGGCCGGGGCCTTGCCAGGAAAGCCCACGGGCTTGGTGCAAAAGTCGTTGTGACCGAGATCGATCCCCGCCGTGCCCTCGAAGCCCACATGGACGGGTTCATGGTCATGACGATGGACGATGCAGCGGCTATCGGAGATATCTTCGTCACCACGACCGGTAACTTTGCAGTCATCGCAAAGAAGCACTTTGCGAAGCTGAAGGATGGTGCCATCCTTGCGAACGCCGGCCACTTCAATGTCGAGATCGACATCGAGTATCTGAGGAAGAACGCGACCCGGATTATCGAGCGTGACGGTATCGAGTCGTTCGTGCTCGGGAAGAAGACCGTTCACGTTCTTGCCGAAGGCCGGCTCGTGAATCTCGCTACACCCAAAGGGATGGGCCACCCGATCGAGGTCATGGATCTGAGTTTCGCCCTCCAGGCGCTCTGCACCCTCCATATTGCCAAGAACGGGAAGAAGATGAAAGGCGGCGTGTACGATGTGCCCAACGAGATTGATGAGCAGGTTGCTAACCTCAAGCTCTCCTCGCTCGGTCTCTCCATCGATTCGCTAAGCAAAGAGCAGAAGAAATATTCCTGCAGCTGGGATATCGGGACGTAA